In the Paenibacillus sp. FSL H7-0357 genome, one interval contains:
- a CDS encoding toxin-antitoxin system HicB family antitoxin produces MAAKKSFPLRIDPELHEALERWAAEEFRSVNGHIEYLLRESLKRSGRLPGSKRREE; encoded by the coding sequence ATGGCGGCCAAAAAAAGCTTTCCGCTGCGGATCGATCCTGAGCTCCATGAGGCACTGGAACGCTGGGCGGCAGAGGAATTCCGCAGCGTAAACGGACATATTGAGTACCTGCTGCGTGAGTCTTTGAAGCGTTCGGGCCGCTTGCCGGGAAGTAAACGCCGGGAAGAATAA
- a CDS encoding SPFH domain-containing protein: protein MKEKTLRPVSGFWVIALIVICLGGGIYGASQEYVAVPLILFALAAVLCTSITVVQPNKSVVVTFFGQYVGTISSSGLWAVIPFSIRKTVSLRVRNFNSVKLKVNDVEGNPIEIAAVIVFKVINSAKALFDVDKYMAFVEIQSETALRHVASKYPYDNFNESGMSLRANADEIAKELATELQERLSLSGVEVIEARLTHLAYSTEIASTMLQRQQASAILSARQIIVEGAVGMVDLAIRQLKESGVVELDEERKAAMINNLMVAIVSERGASPVINAGSLY from the coding sequence ATGAAAGAGAAAACACTGCGCCCGGTCAGCGGTTTTTGGGTTATTGCTTTAATTGTCATTTGTTTAGGCGGGGGCATTTACGGTGCGTCTCAGGAGTATGTGGCAGTACCGCTCATCCTGTTCGCTCTAGCTGCTGTGCTGTGTACGAGTATTACAGTAGTTCAGCCTAACAAGTCAGTGGTAGTGACCTTCTTCGGACAATATGTCGGAACCATTTCAAGCAGCGGTTTATGGGCGGTTATCCCGTTCAGCATTCGCAAGACGGTATCGCTTCGCGTACGCAACTTCAACAGCGTCAAGCTGAAGGTGAATGATGTGGAAGGCAATCCGATCGAGATTGCCGCTGTCATTGTGTTTAAAGTGATCAATTCGGCCAAGGCGTTGTTTGATGTAGATAAATATATGGCTTTTGTGGAAATCCAGAGTGAGACGGCTCTGCGGCATGTAGCAAGCAAGTATCCCTATGACAATTTCAACGAATCAGGAATGTCACTGCGTGCCAATGCGGATGAAATTGCCAAGGAGCTGGCAACCGAATTGCAGGAGAGATTGTCCTTATCCGGTGTAGAGGTCATTGAAGCCCGGCTGACTCATCTGGCCTATTCTACGGAGATTGCCAGCACGATGCTCCAGCGCCAACAGGCATCCGCTATACTGTCTGCCCGCCAGATTATAGTGGAAGGCGCAGTTGGAATGGTGGATTTGGCCATCCGCCAGCTTAAAGAGAGCGGAGTCGTTGAGCTTGATGAAGAGCGCAAAGCGGCGATGATCAACAATCTGATGGTAGCGATTGTGTCGGAGCGCGGAGCGAGTCCGGTCATTAACGCCGGCTCGTTGTACTAG
- the metA gene encoding homoserine O-acetyltransferase MetA, with the protein MPIKIPDSLPAKEVLSGENIFVMDESQAFHQDIRPLRIAILNLMPTKETTETQLLRLIGNSPLQVDVILLHPSSHTSKNTSAEHLKSFYKTFDEISHRRLDGLIVTGAPVEQMEFEDVNYWEELKEIFEWSKHNVTSTMHICWAAQAGLYHHFGVRKVSLDEKCFGVFPHTLSHNNVKLLRGFDEVFHVPHSRHTDISREDILANPDLQILAESEEAGIYLVATHDGRQIFVTGHSEYDPFSLKWEYDRDAAKGMDVALPKHYYPKDDPQRTPPAVWRAHANLLFANWLNYYVYQETPYDIGPII; encoded by the coding sequence ATGCCAATTAAAATTCCCGACAGCTTGCCGGCCAAAGAGGTATTATCCGGGGAGAATATCTTTGTAATGGATGAAAGCCAGGCCTTCCACCAGGACATCCGCCCCTTGAGAATCGCTATTCTGAATTTAATGCCGACTAAGGAAACGACGGAAACGCAGCTGCTGCGCCTAATCGGAAACTCGCCGCTTCAGGTTGATGTGATTCTGCTGCATCCCAGCTCCCATACCTCCAAGAACACTTCGGCAGAGCACTTGAAGAGCTTTTATAAAACCTTTGACGAAATCAGCCACCGCCGTCTGGATGGATTAATTGTTACCGGCGCCCCGGTAGAACAGATGGAGTTCGAGGATGTGAACTACTGGGAAGAGCTGAAAGAAATCTTCGAATGGAGCAAACACAACGTTACTTCGACCATGCATATCTGTTGGGCTGCCCAGGCAGGATTGTATCACCACTTTGGAGTGCGCAAGGTTAGCTTGGATGAGAAATGCTTCGGAGTTTTCCCGCACACCCTGAGCCATAATAACGTCAAGCTGCTGCGCGGATTTGACGAAGTGTTCCATGTTCCACATTCCCGCCATACCGACATTTCCCGTGAGGATATCCTCGCTAATCCGGATCTGCAGATTTTGGCCGAATCGGAGGAAGCCGGAATTTATCTGGTAGCAACACATGACGGAAGACAGATTTTCGTTACCGGTCATTCTGAATATGATCCTTTTTCCCTCAAATGGGAGTATGACCGGGATGCAGCCAAGGGGATGGATGTCGCACTGCCGAAGCATTACTATCCAAAGGATGATCCGCAGCGCACACCGCCGGCCGTCTGGCGGGCCCATGCCAACTTATTGTTTGCCAATTGGCTCAATTACTATGTATACCAGGAGACCCCTTACGATATTGGTCCAATAATTTAA
- a CDS encoding bifunctional 2',3'-cyclic-nucleotide 2'-phosphodiesterase/3'-nucleotidase encodes MKVTRWNKPIASILAATVLGAQVLGGMFAGSVLGAEKVEAAGAAADSSATVKLRLMSTTDVHTNVYGWDYFKNNKSLTVGLDRTATLVKTARQENPNNLLLDNGDLIQGTPLGTYMATKSDIMTKAGKIHPLIAAMNVMGYDAATFGNHEFNYGLEYLDRVVNGSKEDSEATNADFKYVNANIYIDDHNADPADDVNAYKPYIIIPKTVTDSSGQTQTIKVGLLGLVTPQIMEWDKVNLEGKYITKDIAETAEKFVPQMEQAGADVIVAMAHTGFDASAVKGDLSENDVNALSKVPGIDAITFSHSHKVFPTNGNDTLLDASFKDPVTKLPYNNDKAVIDNAKGHINNVPAVQAGYGGAYLGIIDLSVVKDGDSGWKVDKANSESSTRSIYRTENKVNIANVAPDAEVDAAVAADHEATIAYTGQKLGETTAPMNSYFAMVQDDPTVQIVTYAQKWYVENYIATSAPEYKDLPILSVGAPFKAGRNGPDEYTKIDKGDLTIRSASDLYLYDNTLKAILVKGSTVKEWLEMSAGAFNRIKTGISTPQSLLNPSFAVYNFDVIDGIKYQIDVTKNAKYKPDGSINDATSSRVTEVTYNDQPLDMNQEFVVVTNNYRASGGGNFPGVKDSVMILNSQEENRQVLMDYITTAGTIDPTADNNWSIAPIKGNVNVTFTSSPAAAAVMTGNITDTGERDGRDFEIYNLKLKETTPSPTGDVEVHLLGINDFHGQLDTTSMVGDKKAGTAAVLATYLKEARAKYPNSLLFHNGDSVGASAPVSSLERDEPTHEWMNLMKFDVGTLGNHEFDQGVAALKTQIFGGVDPVNSKVNHAGSDFDYINANAVDSKTGEPIITPYVIKEVGGIQIGFIGVVTKATPSKVSPAGTAGVKFLSAEEEVAAIEKYAKELQQKGVETIIVLAHDPATTKNDVTTGEAADLANALPANSPVDVIVAGDNHALANGVVNGKLVVQAYSYGTAFEDIKLVIDSTTRDVKSKTAVVTTTFQENITPDAETQALVNKYLALHPELTQPVGTTDGTINRNDAYTKESNLGNLIADAMRQADFGDGKGTADFAFMNPGGIRADLPKGNVAFGDLAKIQPFGNTLVKLTLTGEQIKTLLQQQWNVKADGTVDTKTLQISGLKYTANMYLPVADRVANLTKADGTAISMTQSYTAVVNNFMAAGGDNYSVLTKASATLPGPIDLDVFYDYVVKTFKGGAITAALEGRIVNNLTAPSTGGGGTLPTATPKPSPTTSASPSPSATPAPAGTSAPSATPVPSATAVPVFKDLGKVAWAQEAISALAAKGIVKGLDGNTFAPAKTVTRAEFVTMLVRSLNLSTPGSATFKDVKQGTWYSEPISIAVNAGLVKGSGDNRFEPGRVITRQEMAIMIAGALKEQLPSVDKTAVLAKFADKSSIASYAQEAVAQLTELGILNGMDDAKFAPKSNANRAQAAVIIYRMLENKAS; translated from the coding sequence ATGAAAGTAACAAGATGGAACAAGCCTATCGCTTCAATACTGGCGGCAACGGTTCTTGGTGCGCAAGTGTTGGGAGGGATGTTTGCAGGTTCAGTTTTGGGAGCGGAAAAGGTTGAAGCCGCAGGTGCTGCAGCAGACTCTTCGGCCACAGTTAAACTGCGGCTCATGAGTACAACGGACGTGCATACAAATGTCTATGGCTGGGACTACTTCAAGAATAATAAATCCTTGACGGTAGGTCTGGACCGCACAGCAACATTGGTCAAAACGGCCAGACAAGAGAACCCGAACAATCTTTTGCTCGACAACGGTGATTTGATTCAAGGCACTCCGCTTGGCACTTATATGGCAACCAAATCGGACATTATGACAAAGGCGGGCAAAATTCATCCGCTGATCGCAGCCATGAACGTGATGGGCTATGACGCAGCGACCTTCGGCAACCATGAATTCAACTACGGGTTGGAGTATTTGGATCGGGTAGTTAATGGAAGTAAGGAAGATAGCGAAGCTACGAATGCTGATTTTAAATATGTGAATGCAAACATTTATATTGACGACCATAATGCGGATCCTGCAGATGACGTCAATGCCTATAAGCCTTATATCATCATTCCTAAGACAGTTACTGACAGCAGCGGCCAGACGCAGACGATCAAGGTGGGACTCCTTGGACTGGTAACACCGCAAATTATGGAATGGGACAAAGTGAATTTGGAAGGCAAATATATCACCAAGGATATTGCCGAAACCGCAGAGAAGTTTGTTCCCCAAATGGAGCAAGCGGGCGCAGATGTAATCGTGGCGATGGCACATACCGGATTTGATGCATCTGCCGTGAAGGGTGATCTTTCCGAAAATGACGTCAATGCGCTGAGCAAAGTGCCGGGTATCGATGCCATTACCTTCTCCCACAGCCACAAGGTATTCCCGACCAACGGGAATGATACCCTGCTGGATGCTTCTTTTAAAGATCCCGTGACCAAGCTGCCGTACAACAACGACAAAGCGGTCATCGACAATGCAAAGGGACACATCAATAATGTTCCTGCTGTACAAGCCGGCTACGGCGGTGCATACCTGGGCATCATCGATCTCTCGGTTGTCAAAGACGGAGACAGCGGCTGGAAGGTGGATAAAGCCAACTCGGAATCCTCCACACGTTCGATCTACCGCACAGAAAACAAAGTGAACATCGCAAATGTTGCTCCGGATGCCGAAGTGGATGCGGCGGTTGCTGCCGACCATGAAGCTACAATCGCGTACACCGGCCAGAAGCTGGGCGAAACTACGGCTCCGATGAACAGCTACTTCGCTATGGTACAGGATGATCCGACAGTACAGATCGTAACCTATGCGCAAAAATGGTACGTGGAGAATTACATCGCCACCAGCGCACCGGAATACAAGGATCTGCCAATTCTCAGTGTCGGGGCGCCTTTCAAAGCGGGACGAAATGGCCCTGACGAATACACCAAAATTGATAAAGGCGATTTGACGATCCGCAGCGCCAGCGACCTCTATCTCTATGACAATACGCTGAAGGCGATTCTGGTCAAAGGCAGCACAGTCAAAGAATGGCTTGAAATGAGCGCCGGTGCCTTCAACCGTATCAAAACGGGCATTTCGACGCCGCAGTCTTTGCTTAATCCTTCTTTTGCCGTATATAATTTCGATGTAATTGACGGAATTAAATACCAAATTGATGTGACCAAGAACGCAAAGTACAAGCCGGACGGGTCTATCAATGACGCAACTTCCAGCCGGGTGACGGAAGTGACCTACAACGATCAGCCGCTGGATATGAATCAGGAATTCGTCGTTGTAACGAATAACTACCGTGCCAGCGGCGGCGGCAACTTCCCAGGTGTGAAGGACTCAGTCATGATCCTGAATTCCCAGGAAGAGAACCGCCAGGTGCTGATGGATTACATTACCACTGCCGGTACAATTGATCCAACTGCTGACAACAACTGGTCGATTGCTCCGATCAAGGGGAATGTCAACGTTACCTTTACCTCTTCTCCAGCTGCAGCAGCAGTGATGACCGGGAATATTACGGATACCGGTGAGCGTGACGGACGTGATTTTGAAATCTACAATTTGAAATTGAAGGAAACCACTCCTTCGCCTACCGGGGATGTCGAGGTTCACCTTCTCGGAATCAATGACTTCCACGGTCAATTGGATACAACTTCTATGGTGGGCGATAAAAAGGCAGGTACTGCAGCTGTGCTCGCCACCTATTTGAAAGAGGCACGCGCGAAATATCCGAATTCCCTGCTGTTCCATAACGGTGACTCCGTGGGTGCATCTGCACCGGTATCCTCGCTTGAACGCGACGAGCCGACCCACGAATGGATGAACCTGATGAAATTTGATGTGGGAACCTTGGGCAACCATGAGTTCGATCAAGGTGTTGCAGCGCTGAAAACACAAATTTTCGGCGGTGTGGACCCCGTTAACAGCAAAGTTAATCATGCGGGTTCGGATTTTGATTACATCAATGCTAATGCAGTAGACAGCAAAACCGGAGAACCGATCATCACGCCTTACGTTATTAAGGAAGTTGGCGGTATCCAAATCGGCTTTATCGGCGTGGTTACCAAAGCGACGCCAAGCAAAGTATCCCCTGCCGGAACGGCTGGCGTGAAATTCCTGTCCGCTGAGGAAGAAGTTGCGGCGATTGAGAAATACGCAAAGGAATTGCAGCAAAAAGGCGTGGAAACGATCATTGTACTTGCCCATGATCCCGCTACAACTAAAAATGATGTGACCACAGGCGAAGCTGCCGATCTGGCCAACGCGCTTCCGGCCAACTCGCCGGTAGACGTTATCGTAGCCGGAGATAACCATGCGCTGGCCAATGGGGTTGTGAACGGCAAGCTGGTTGTTCAGGCTTACTCTTACGGCACCGCTTTTGAAGACATCAAGCTTGTCATTGATTCTACTACCCGTGATGTGAAGAGCAAAACGGCTGTAGTTACGACCACATTCCAGGAAAATATCACACCTGATGCCGAGACTCAGGCACTGGTGAATAAGTATCTGGCGCTTCATCCGGAGCTGACTCAGCCTGTAGGCACTACAGACGGAACGATTAACCGCAACGATGCCTACACCAAGGAATCCAACCTCGGCAACCTGATTGCCGATGCGATGCGCCAAGCCGATTTCGGTGACGGCAAAGGGACTGCTGATTTCGCCTTTATGAATCCGGGCGGCATCCGCGCTGACCTTCCAAAGGGAAATGTGGCATTTGGCGATTTGGCCAAAATCCAGCCGTTCGGCAACACGCTGGTGAAGCTGACCCTGACCGGCGAACAAATCAAAACGCTGCTTCAGCAGCAGTGGAACGTTAAAGCCGATGGAACGGTAGATACAAAAACACTGCAAATTTCCGGTCTGAAATATACGGCCAACATGTACCTGCCGGTTGCTGACCGTGTGGCCAACCTTACCAAGGCTGACGGAACCGCGATCAGCATGACTCAGAGCTATACGGCAGTAGTCAACAATTTCATGGCTGCAGGCGGTGACAATTACAGCGTATTGACAAAGGCAAGCGCAACTTTGCCGGGACCTATTGACCTCGACGTGTTCTATGACTACGTTGTGAAGACATTCAAGGGCGGTGCCATTACTGCGGCGCTTGAAGGACGTATCGTCAATAATCTTACGGCTCCTAGTACAGGAGGAGGCGGTACATTACCGACAGCAACACCAAAACCTTCTCCAACCACATCAGCAAGCCCGTCGCCTAGCGCAACACCTGCGCCGGCAGGAACCTCAGCGCCTAGCGCAACGCCGGTGCCGAGTGCAACAGCGGTTCCTGTATTTAAGGATCTGGGCAAGGTAGCCTGGGCACAGGAAGCGATCAGTGCTTTGGCCGCCAAAGGCATTGTCAAAGGCCTGGACGGCAATACTTTTGCTCCGGCGAAAACTGTAACCAGAGCAGAATTTGTAACCATGCTTGTTCGTTCACTGAACCTTAGCACGCCAGGAAGTGCAACGTTCAAGGATGTTAAGCAAGGAACCTGGTATTCTGAGCCGATCTCCATTGCGGTGAATGCCGGTCTTGTAAAAGGCTCCGGAGATAACCGCTTTGAGCCGGGACGTGTAATTACCCGCCAGGAAATGGCGATTATGATTGCGGGTGCGCTTAAAGAGCAGCTGCCTTCCGTAGACAAGACTGCGGTTTTGGCAAAGTTCGCCGATAAGTCCTCCATTGCCTCCTATGCCCAGGAAGCTGTTGCACAGCTGACAGAGCTTGGAATTCTGAATGGGATGGATGACGCCAAGTTTGCACCGAAATCTAATGCGAACCGTGCTCAGGCAGCGGTGATCATCTACCGCATGCTGGAGAATAAAGCATCTTAA
- the thrS gene encoding threonine--tRNA ligase, with translation MSVSIKLPDGSVREYADGSSIDDVAASISSGLRKNAAAGKMNGIVVDLSTPLQEDALVEIVTLDSPEGLEVMRHSTAHLMAQAVRRLFGTKKVKLGVGPVIEDGFYYDMDLEHPLNPEDLLKIEKEMDRIVSENLPIVRKEVSRKEALDRFGELGDPYKLELIEALPEDSVITIYEQGEFFDLCRGPHLPSTAKIKVFKLMNVAGAYWRGDSKNKMLQRVYGTAWLKKAQLDEHLHLLEEAKKRDHRKLGKELEIFTFNQLVGQGLPIWLPKGAKLRSILERYIVDLEASLGYQHVYTPVLGNVELYKTSGHWEHYQEDMFPKMTIDNEEFVLRPMNCPHHMMIYKSSMHSYRDLPIRIAELGIQHRYEMSGALTGLHRVRSMTLNDSHIFCRLDQIKSEFTRVLELIKQVYSDFGISDYRFRLSYRDPKDTEKYFPNDEMWETAQRMLREVVEEAGLPFFEAEGEAAFYGPKLDVQIKTVLGKEETLSTVQIDFLLPERFELEYVGDDGQKHRPVVLHRGILGTMERFVAFLLENFAGSLPLWLSPQQVKIIPVSSAFDEYAKEVEAKLLKSGIRAEVDLRNEKMGYKIREAQLEKLPYMFVVGENEMNAGSVSIRKRGEGDIGAQPLQEVIESLAKEIAERVI, from the coding sequence ATGTCAGTAAGTATCAAGCTACCGGACGGCTCGGTCCGGGAATACGCCGATGGCAGCAGCATCGATGATGTGGCCGCCTCCATTAGCAGCGGACTCCGCAAGAATGCCGCAGCGGGCAAAATGAACGGGATTGTCGTAGATTTGTCGACTCCACTGCAGGAAGACGCGCTGGTGGAAATTGTAACGCTGGATTCGCCGGAAGGCCTTGAAGTTATGCGCCACAGTACAGCCCACTTGATGGCCCAGGCGGTCAGACGTCTATTCGGCACAAAGAAAGTCAAGCTGGGAGTAGGTCCGGTAATTGAGGATGGCTTCTATTATGATATGGATCTGGAGCATCCGCTGAATCCTGAGGATCTGCTGAAGATCGAGAAGGAAATGGATCGCATCGTTTCCGAGAATCTGCCGATTGTACGCAAAGAAGTTAGCCGTAAGGAAGCCCTGGATCGCTTTGGCGAGCTGGGCGATCCTTACAAGCTGGAGCTGATCGAAGCGCTGCCTGAGGATAGCGTGATTACTATTTATGAGCAGGGCGAATTCTTTGACCTGTGCCGCGGCCCGCATCTGCCGTCGACTGCCAAGATCAAAGTGTTCAAGCTGATGAATGTGGCCGGTGCTTACTGGCGCGGCGACAGCAAGAACAAAATGCTTCAGCGCGTATACGGCACAGCCTGGCTTAAGAAAGCACAGCTGGACGAGCATCTGCATCTTCTGGAGGAAGCTAAGAAACGTGACCACCGCAAGCTGGGCAAGGAGCTGGAGATCTTTACATTTAACCAGCTGGTTGGACAAGGTCTGCCGATCTGGCTGCCGAAGGGCGCTAAGCTGCGAAGCATTCTGGAACGTTACATTGTGGATCTGGAAGCAAGCCTTGGCTATCAGCATGTATACACTCCGGTGCTGGGCAACGTAGAACTCTACAAAACTTCCGGCCACTGGGAGCATTATCAGGAAGATATGTTCCCTAAGATGACAATTGACAACGAAGAATTTGTGCTTCGTCCGATGAACTGCCCGCATCACATGATGATCTATAAGAGCTCGATGCACAGCTACCGTGATCTGCCGATCCGTATTGCCGAGCTTGGCATTCAGCACCGTTACGAAATGTCCGGCGCATTGACCGGTCTGCACCGTGTACGCTCCATGACCTTGAATGACTCCCATATTTTCTGCCGCCTGGACCAGATCAAGAGCGAGTTCACACGCGTGCTAGAGCTGATCAAGCAGGTGTACAGCGATTTCGGGATTTCTGATTACCGGTTCCGGTTGTCCTACCGTGATCCTAAGGATACCGAGAAATATTTCCCTAACGATGAAATGTGGGAGACTGCTCAGCGGATGCTGCGCGAGGTTGTTGAAGAAGCGGGCCTGCCGTTCTTCGAAGCAGAGGGCGAAGCCGCCTTCTACGGTCCGAAGCTGGACGTTCAGATCAAAACAGTTCTGGGCAAGGAAGAAACATTGTCCACTGTGCAAATCGACTTCCTGCTGCCGGAACGCTTTGAGCTTGAATATGTAGGCGATGATGGTCAGAAACATCGTCCGGTTGTGCTTCACCGCGGAATTCTCGGCACCATGGAGCGTTTCGTAGCGTTCCTTCTGGAGAATTTTGCCGGTTCGCTGCCGCTGTGGCTTTCCCCGCAGCAAGTGAAGATTATTCCGGTATCCTCTGCTTTTGACGAATATGCCAAAGAAGTGGAAGCGAAGCTGCTGAAGAGCGGCATCCGGGCTGAAGTGGATCTGCGCAACGAGAAGATGGGCTATAAGATCCGTGAAGCCCAGCTGGAAAAACTTCCTTATATGTTCGTCGTGGGAGAGAACGAGATGAACGCGGGATCCGTCTCCATCCGCAAGCGGGGAGAAGGCGATATCGGCGCCCAGCCGCTGCAGGAAGTTATTGAGTCCCTTGCCAAAGAGATCGCCGAGCGTGTAATTTAG
- the mqnC gene encoding cyclic dehypoxanthinyl futalosine synthase, producing MSAIDLILDKTLKGERLQLEDTIRLFESNEIEKMGAAADIIMKRWHPDPLATFVIGRNINYTNVCDVYCRFCAFYRRPGSEEGYVLPDETIYQKIAETIAVNGTEILMQGGTNPNLPFSYYTDLLRGIKQRFPEITMHSFSPAEIMKMKEVSGLSLEEVVREIHAAGLDSLPGGGAEILDDRTRRKISRLKGSWREWMDVMQTAHKIGMNTTATMVIGLGESMEERALHLLRVREAQDECIANKYDSEGFLAFISWTFQPDNTNLKLDRQTPEEYLKTVAISRLVLDNIKNFQSSWVTMGPEVGKLSLQYGCNDFGSTMIEENVVSSAGATYKVNIESITQLIREAGKIPAQRNTRYDILRTFEDANAKIDNDFVMQN from the coding sequence ATGAGTGCGATAGATCTTATTCTGGATAAGACGCTGAAGGGCGAACGTCTTCAATTGGAGGACACTATCCGGTTGTTCGAGAGCAACGAAATTGAGAAAATGGGCGCTGCCGCAGATATTATTATGAAACGCTGGCACCCGGACCCGCTGGCCACATTTGTGATCGGCCGCAATATTAACTACACTAATGTGTGCGATGTATACTGCCGTTTCTGCGCATTTTACCGCAGACCCGGATCCGAGGAGGGCTATGTGCTTCCGGATGAGACCATCTATCAAAAAATTGCCGAAACCATAGCCGTAAACGGTACGGAAATCCTCATGCAGGGCGGCACGAATCCGAATCTGCCGTTCAGCTACTATACGGATTTGCTGCGTGGCATTAAGCAGCGTTTCCCGGAAATTACAATGCATTCCTTCTCCCCGGCGGAGATTATGAAGATGAAGGAAGTGTCCGGCCTTTCTCTGGAAGAGGTAGTGCGGGAGATTCATGCCGCAGGACTAGATTCGCTACCAGGCGGTGGAGCGGAAATTCTTGACGACCGTACCCGCCGCAAGATCAGCCGGCTGAAAGGCTCCTGGCGCGAATGGATGGACGTCATGCAGACCGCACATAAAATCGGCATGAACACAACCGCAACGATGGTTATTGGCCTGGGAGAGAGTATGGAAGAGCGCGCGCTTCATTTGCTGCGTGTGCGTGAAGCTCAAGATGAGTGTATCGCCAATAAATATGACTCTGAAGGGTTCCTGGCCTTCATTTCCTGGACATTCCAGCCGGACAACACCAACCTGAAGCTGGACAGACAGACGCCGGAGGAATACCTGAAGACGGTAGCCATCAGCCGGCTTGTGCTGGATAATATCAAGAACTTCCAATCCTCCTGGGTAACGATGGGTCCTGAGGTTGGCAAGTTGTCCCTGCAATACGGATGCAATGATTTCGGCAGTACAATGATTGAAGAGAACGTGGTTTCCTCGGCGGGTGCGACCTACAAGGTCAACATCGAGTCGATCACCCAGCTCATCCGTGAGGCGGGCAAGATCCCGGCGCAGCGCAACACACGCTACGATATTCTGCGGACGTTCGAGGATGCCAATGCGAAGATCGACAATGATTTTGTGATGCAGAACTAG
- a CDS encoding aminotransferase class I/II-fold pyridoxal phosphate-dependent enzyme, whose protein sequence is MDEKLRIESRLAQIGSQEDPGTGAVNYPIYNATAFRHPRLGQSTGFDYSRTKSPTRSVLEEAAAELESGDAGFACSSGMAALTTVFALFGHGDHLVVSLDLYGGTYRLLERILSKYGITASYVDTNDLDALEAARLPNTKAVFIETPTNPLMMITDVSAVCTWARRHGLLTIVDNTLLTPFFQRPLELGADIIVHSATKYLGGHNDVLAGLIVTKGTELSAEMAILHNSLGAVLAPNDSYQLMKGMKTLALRMERHESNALELAHYLLEHPAIAEVFHPGLPDHPGYEIQNRQSSGNTGIFSFKVKDARYVEPLLRHIRLIAFAESLGGVESLMTYPAVQTHADIPVEIRDAVGVDDRLLRFSVGIEHVNDLKSDLGQALEAARIELEEAAN, encoded by the coding sequence ATGGACGAGAAACTTAGGATTGAAAGCAGACTGGCGCAAATTGGCTCGCAGGAAGATCCCGGTACAGGGGCAGTAAATTATCCGATTTATAATGCAACGGCATTCCGCCACCCTAGACTCGGACAAAGCACAGGTTTTGACTACAGCCGCACCAAAAGCCCAACCCGCTCCGTGCTGGAAGAGGCGGCTGCGGAGCTGGAATCCGGGGACGCCGGTTTTGCCTGCAGCTCCGGGATGGCTGCGCTGACCACAGTGTTTGCGCTGTTCGGGCATGGTGACCATCTGGTGGTCTCGCTGGATCTGTACGGGGGCACATACCGGCTGCTGGAGCGGATTCTGTCCAAGTACGGGATCACCGCCTCCTATGTGGATACAAACGATCTTGATGCGCTGGAAGCGGCACGCCTTCCGAATACGAAGGCTGTATTTATTGAAACCCCGACCAATCCGCTGATGATGATTACGGATGTATCAGCCGTGTGTACGTGGGCCCGCCGCCATGGGCTGCTCACAATCGTAGACAATACGCTGCTTACCCCGTTCTTCCAGCGTCCGCTGGAGCTCGGCGCGGATATTATTGTCCACAGTGCCACCAAATATCTGGGTGGCCATAACGATGTCCTTGCGGGTCTTATCGTTACCAAGGGCACCGAGCTGTCGGCAGAAATGGCCATTCTGCATAACTCTCTGGGTGCAGTGCTTGCACCAAATGACAGCTACCAGCTGATGAAAGGCATGAAGACGCTGGCCCTGCGTATGGAGCGGCATGAGAGCAATGCGCTGGAATTGGCTCATTATCTGCTGGAGCACCCGGCTATTGCAGAGGTATTCCATCCGGGGTTGCCTGATCACCCGGGCTACGAGATTCAGAACCGCCAGTCCTCGGGCAACACCGGGATCTTCTCCTTCAAGGTAAAAGACGCCAGATATGTGGAGCCGCTGCTCCGCCATATCCGCCTGATCGCCTTCGCCGAAAGCCTGGGCGGTGTCGAGTCGCTGATGACCTATCCGGCGGTGCAGACCCATGCCGACATTCCGGTCGAAATTCGCGATGCCGTAGGCGTGGATGACCGCCTGCTGCGCTTCTCCGTCGGAATAGAGCATGTGAATGATCTGAAGAGCGATCTCGGCCAGGCGCTGGAAGCAGCGCGGATCGAGCTTGAGGAAGCTGCGAATTAA